Within the Desulfovibrio sp. genome, the region GCCGCGAAATTTTGGGACGCGAAAAGGCCGTGCGCCTGGAAGAGGTTCAGGACTTCCACGCGCAGGTCAAAAGCTCCACAGCGCAACTGGATGCGGCCCGTCAGCGCAGAAAGGCCCTGGACGCCCAATTGCTGCACGGCCCGGTAGAGGATCAGCCCCTGGTGCGCCAGGCTGCGGCCAGGGTGCGTGAATGCTGGCTGACGCTGCAGCGCACAGTCATACGCAGCCCTGTGGATGGGCAGGTGGCCCAGCGCAGCGTGCAATCCGGCCAGGTGGTTGCTGCGGGAACGCCGCTCATGGCCGTTATTCCGCTTAACAGCCTGTGGGTGGAGGCCAATTTCAAGGAAGTGCAGTTGCGTCATATGCGCGTGGGCCAGCCTGCCTCCATCAGGGTGGACATGCACGGCTCGGGGGTGACCTATCAGGGCCGTGTGGCGGGATTTTCCGCCGGTACGGGCAGTGCCTTTGCGCTGATTCCGGCCCAGAACGCCACAGGCAACTGGATCAAGGTCGTTCAGCGGGTGCCGGTGCGCATTGAACTGGAAGGCAAAGACGCAGCACGGCATTCTTTGCTCATCGGCCTGTCTTCCTTGGTGACGGTGAATATCGATGATGCCTCGGGCCCGCTGCTGACCGACGCCGCCCGGCAGCGTCCCCTCCCGCCCGTGCTCACGGCGCAGGGTACGGAGCCGGACATGGACCCCATTGAAGAGCGCATCCGCAGCGTCATTGCCGAAAACAGCCCGCCCGTCAACGGTGCTACGGAGCGCTGAGCCATGAGTTCTCCGGCACGCCAGACCCTGCCCTCCAAACCCGGCGAAAAAGATGCCGCGCCTGCGGCCCCGTCTCAGAATCTACGGCCTGTGGAGCCTCTGCCCGGAGGCATGCGCGTACTGGCCACGGTGAGCATTGCCCTGGTCACGGCCATGACCGTTCTGGACACCACCATCGCCAACGTGGCTCTGCCCACCATTGCGGGCAATCTGGGGGTAGCCCCTTCGCAGGGAACACTGGTCATCACCTTTTACGGGGTCGCCAACGCCATCGCCATTCCCCTTACCGGCTGGCTGGCGCGGCGTTTCGGCGAGGTGCGCGTTTTCACCCTGGCCACCTTTTTCTTTGTGCTGGCGTCGCTGTTCTGCGGGCTTTCCCATTCGCTGCTCATGCTTATCATCGCGCGCATTATTCAGGGGGCAGCCGCCGGGCCGCTGATTCCCCTGTCCCAAAGCCTGCTGCTGACATGCTACCCGCCGGAAAAACGCGGCCTCGCCCTGGCCATGTGGTCCATGACTATCGTGGTCGGGCCCATTCTGGGGCCTATTCTCGGCGGCTATATTTGCGATGACTTTTCATGGAACTGGATTTTCTTTGTCAACGTGCCCCTGGGCATTTTCTGCCTGCTGGCCCTGCGGATTGTTCTGGATGGACGCGAAACCCCTGTGATGCGCGCGCCCGTAGACAAGATTGGTCTGATACTGCTGGTGCTTGGCGTGGGTTCTTTGCAACTGATGCTGGATGAAGGCAAGGACCATGACTGGTTCGCCTCCCCTTTAATTCTGGGATTAGGCGTTGTTGCGGCCATCGCTCTGGTATTTTTCGTAGCATGGGAGTTAACGGAAAAAGAACCTGTGGTGGATCTTTCACTTTTTCGCCACCGCAGCTTTACTGTGGGTACTATTTGCATATTTTTGGGGTTCATGCTGTATTTTGCATCGGTAGTGCTCATGCCCATGATGCTTCAGACGCGCATGGGCTACACCGCCATGTGGGCAGGCTTTACTCTGGCTCCTATTGGCATATTTTCTCTTTTTATCTCCCCGATTTTAGGAAAAAATGCCGCCAGGCTGGACATGCGCGTGCTGGCCAGCATCAGTTTTGTGGTCTTCGCCCTGTGTTTTTTCTGGCGCAGCTATTTTGCCCCCAATATGGACGTATCCTTCGTCATGTGGCCACAATTTGTGCAGGGGCTGGCTGTTGCGCTCTTTTTCATGCCCCTGACCAGTCTCAGCCTCAACGGCATACCCGGCAGCGACATCGCCAGCGCCATGAGCCTTTCCTCCTGCCTGCGCACTCTGGGCGGTTCCATCGGTTCTTCGCTGGTCATGACACAGTGGGAACGGCTGGAGGCCCTGCACCACGTACGCTTTGCCGAAAGCATGACCGACGCCAGCTTCCCCTTTGTCCAGGCCATGCAGGGTTTGCAAGGCATGGGCATGAGCGCCATGCAGGCCACGGCATGGATCAATCAGGAAGTGACGCGCCAGGGCTTTCTTGTGGGATTCAACGAACTGTTCTGGGCCGGAGGCTGGGCGTATTGCCTCATGGCCGGACTGGTGTGGCTCGCGCCCGCGCCGCAACGCAGGAGATAGACATGTCGGAAACACCCGTGCAGCCAGAGCCCACGAAACGCGAAAAAAAGAATGAGAGCCGCCGCCGGGCCATTCTGGATGCGGCCCTGGAGATTTTTTCTGCGCACGGCTTCGCCGCTGCCCGCGTGGAAGACATCGCCCGCGCCGCCAAAGTCGCCAAGGGAACCATATATATCCATTTCACAGACAAAAAGGATATCTTTAACACTCTGGTGCTCGAAGATCTTCTTGCCCTGCACCAGAGCGTGAGGGATACGCTGGCCCGCCCGGAACTTCCCCTGCACGAGCGTCTCTGGCGCATGGCCCAGCCCTTTTTGCAAAATAACGGCGTCTCCCGCAGCATGCAGATCATTCGCCTCATCCACGCCGAAGGGCTGCACAATCCATCGCTGGTGCAGCCCTACCACGAACAGATTATCAGCACGCTTGCCACGTTGCAGCACCATATGCGGGAAATCGGCCTTCGCGGCCCGGTATGCGAGCATCCACAACTGATCATGGCGCCGCTCATTCAGGGCATTATCTGGCAGGGACTCATGGGAGGGCTGGCCCCTCAGGACATTGCCGGCGCGTACCGCGCCAACCTGGATGCGCTGCTGGCGGCGGCAGGCTATTCCTTCGGGATGTCCCCTCATAAGGAGGACAATGGGCCTGCTGTCAGGCTGACCTCTTCCTGACCTCCTCCCGATTGACCTTCCCCCCGAAAAGTATGCCATTAAAACGTTAGTGCCCTTGATATGTTCCTTGCCTCGCTGGCTGCCGTGATCACGGCCAAAAGCGAATGCAGTCAGCGCGTGGCGGGCAAAACAACCGCCTGCCTGCCTTGACCACCAGGCAGTTGGAGAATACCATCTGGATATAGGTGAAAATGGGTGGTGTTGGGGGCACATTTATTTGTTGAATTGCTGCATGTTGGGGGAAATATGAAGGCCTGTATCAAACGTCTGTGCTTTGCGCTGGTGCTGTTTGCCGTATTTTTGGGCATGGCGGTGTGTTCATCTGCAAAAGAAGTAGTGCTGTATTCTTCCAACCAGCCTGACATGCTGGATGCTATTTCACAGGATTTTGAAAGCAAAACGGGCATCAAGCTTACCGTGGTTCGCATGGGCACCGGCGAAGCCATGAAGCGTATCGAAGCCGAAAAAGCCAACCCCCTGTGCGACGTGTTCTGGAGTGGAGACGTGGCTGTGCTGGACAATGCCAAGGCCAACTTCATGTCCTACACCTCACCTGAAGCCGCCAGTTTGCCGGCATCCTTCATCGAGAAGGACCACAAATGGACGGCGGCCAACATGCATCTGATGGTCATTATGGCCAATACCCAGCTTGTTCCTGCTGCTAACCTGCCCAAAACATGGGGCGACCTGCTTGATCCCAAGTGGAAGGACAAGGTGGTCATGGCCAATCCGCTCAAATCCGGGTCTGCCTATGCGCAGGTATATGGCCTTTATAAGCTGTATGGCTGGGAAGGACTGACAAAGCTCATTAACAACGTTAAGATTCTTGACAGTTCCAGCCTTGTTTACAAGGGAACCGCCGAAGGTGAATTTGCCCTTGGCATCACCATGGAATACGCGGCCCACCGCTATGTGGCCGGTGGCGCGCAGAACGTGCGGGTTATCTATCCCGCCGACGGCGTCATTGCCGCCCCGGAAGGCCTTGCCATCATAGCCGACTGCAAACATCCCGAAGAAGCCAAGGTGCTTGCGGACTATCTGCTCTCCCAGCCCGTGGTGGATGCCGTGTTCCAGAAGTATTTTCGTCGGCCTGCACGGCCGGACGCCTCTGCGGTAGAGGGCATGCCCTCGCTGAAAGAGCTTAATATGCTCAAGGATTTTGATCCGGCGGAAGCCAATGCTCTGGAAAAAGACATGCTCGCCAAGTGGAAAAAGCTGGTTTTGCAAAAGCAGTAGGCGAACATCCAGGCGCGGTTCTCTCCGCGCCTTTTTTATGGCCGGAAACTTGCCGTAATATGCAGCTGCCTGGCTGGGGCTGGTAGCTCCCCTCGCTGGCAGCAGCAACACGCAGGTTGCCCTTGCAGACAAGGATATTTCTGTGCGTATAGAACTTGTTGATATCGTAAAGCAATTTGGTTCTCTCCGG harbors:
- a CDS encoding TetR/AcrR family transcriptional regulator, whose protein sequence is MSETPVQPEPTKREKKNESRRRAILDAALEIFSAHGFAAARVEDIARAAKVAKGTIYIHFTDKKDIFNTLVLEDLLALHQSVRDTLARPELPLHERLWRMAQPFLQNNGVSRSMQIIRLIHAEGLHNPSLVQPYHEQIISTLATLQHHMREIGLRGPVCEHPQLIMAPLIQGIIWQGLMGGLAPQDIAGAYRANLDALLAAAGYSFGMSPHKEDNGPAVRLTSS
- a CDS encoding extracellular solute-binding protein translates to MKACIKRLCFALVLFAVFLGMAVCSSAKEVVLYSSNQPDMLDAISQDFESKTGIKLTVVRMGTGEAMKRIEAEKANPLCDVFWSGDVAVLDNAKANFMSYTSPEAASLPASFIEKDHKWTAANMHLMVIMANTQLVPAANLPKTWGDLLDPKWKDKVVMANPLKSGSAYAQVYGLYKLYGWEGLTKLINNVKILDSSSLVYKGTAEGEFALGITMEYAAHRYVAGGAQNVRVIYPADGVIAAPEGLAIIADCKHPEEAKVLADYLLSQPVVDAVFQKYFRRPARPDASAVEGMPSLKELNMLKDFDPAEANALEKDMLAKWKKLVLQKQ
- a CDS encoding DHA2 family efflux MFS transporter permease subunit is translated as MSSPARQTLPSKPGEKDAAPAAPSQNLRPVEPLPGGMRVLATVSIALVTAMTVLDTTIANVALPTIAGNLGVAPSQGTLVITFYGVANAIAIPLTGWLARRFGEVRVFTLATFFFVLASLFCGLSHSLLMLIIARIIQGAAAGPLIPLSQSLLLTCYPPEKRGLALAMWSMTIVVGPILGPILGGYICDDFSWNWIFFVNVPLGIFCLLALRIVLDGRETPVMRAPVDKIGLILLVLGVGSLQLMLDEGKDHDWFASPLILGLGVVAAIALVFFVAWELTEKEPVVDLSLFRHRSFTVGTICIFLGFMLYFASVVLMPMMLQTRMGYTAMWAGFTLAPIGIFSLFISPILGKNAARLDMRVLASISFVVFALCFFWRSYFAPNMDVSFVMWPQFVQGLAVALFFMPLTSLSLNGIPGSDIASAMSLSSCLRTLGGSIGSSLVMTQWERLEALHHVRFAESMTDASFPFVQAMQGLQGMGMSAMQATAWINQEVTRQGFLVGFNELFWAGGWAYCLMAGLVWLAPAPQRRR
- a CDS encoding HlyD family efflux transporter periplasmic adaptor subunit, which codes for MSDSTSVSSPQAQEPPVKKRPSSSRRSRIMLVLGLLMAAALLAWAARWFFVWRFEETTDDAYVAGNVVRIMSQISGRVVSVLADDTDSVRAGQPLVRLDDDDARLALDRALVDLASVVREIARLEAQRRESLALIKVAEVTLEQGITNLRRREILGREKAVRLEEVQDFHAQVKSSTAQLDAARQRRKALDAQLLHGPVEDQPLVRQAAARVRECWLTLQRTVIRSPVDGQVAQRSVQSGQVVAAGTPLMAVIPLNSLWVEANFKEVQLRHMRVGQPASIRVDMHGSGVTYQGRVAGFSAGTGSAFALIPAQNATGNWIKVVQRVPVRIELEGKDAARHSLLIGLSSLVTVNIDDASGPLLTDAARQRPLPPVLTAQGTEPDMDPIEERIRSVIAENSPPVNGATER